A region of Clostridium acetobutylicum ATCC 824 DNA encodes the following proteins:
- a CDS encoding undecaprenyl-diphosphate phosphatase, with the protein MYTNLIFIFKIILEGIIEGVTEFLPVSSTGHMIILGSIIGFKEGAKPVSLYGAEYIHMFEIIIQLGAILAIVVLYWDKIFSALKPSNLFPSMKEHEKSGIGVVGEFFVKGYNTMPGFKFWTNIVVACIPAIVIGLPFQKKIDKLLFFPAPVAAALMVGAVWMIFAENKYRKRAKIKSVDEITIKQAIVIGCFQCLALWPGMSRSASTIIGAWIVGVATVAGAEFSFFLAIPMMLGASLLFLIKNSVVLSSVQILGLAVGFIVAFIVALVVVDRFISFLKKKPMRIFAVYRLAIGIIVLVLGFTKVIS; encoded by the coding sequence ATGTATACAAATTTAATATTTATATTTAAAATTATCTTAGAGGGAATAATCGAGGGAGTAACTGAATTTTTACCTGTATCCTCAACAGGACATATGATAATCTTAGGAAGTATAATAGGATTTAAAGAAGGGGCGAAGCCGGTATCTTTATATGGTGCAGAATACATACATATGTTCGAAATAATAATACAGCTTGGTGCTATACTTGCAATAGTGGTTTTGTATTGGGATAAAATATTTTCTGCACTTAAGCCATCAAACTTATTTCCATCTATGAAAGAACACGAAAAATCAGGTATTGGGGTAGTAGGAGAATTTTTTGTAAAAGGTTATAATACAATGCCTGGATTTAAATTTTGGACTAATATAGTTGTGGCATGTATACCGGCTATAGTAATAGGTTTGCCTTTTCAAAAGAAGATAGATAAGCTACTGTTTTTCCCCGCACCAGTTGCTGCTGCTCTTATGGTAGGTGCGGTATGGATGATTTTTGCCGAAAATAAATATCGAAAAAGAGCAAAAATAAAAAGTGTAGATGAAATAACTATTAAGCAGGCAATTGTAATAGGATGTTTTCAATGTCTAGCTTTATGGCCTGGAATGTCAAGATCAGCATCAACAATAATAGGAGCTTGGATAGTTGGTGTAGCGACAGTTGCAGGAGCCGAGTTTTCTTTTTTTCTTGCAATTCCAATGATGTTAGGAGCATCTCTATTGTTTTTAATTAAAAATAGCGTAGTACTCTCAAGTGTTCAAATATTAGGACTGGCTGTAGGATTTATAGTAGCTTTTATAGTAGCATTAGTCGTAGTTGACAGATTTATAAGTTTCTTAAAAAAGAAACCAATGAGAATATTTGCTGTATATAGGTTAGCTATTGGTATAATTGTTTTAGTGTTAGGATTTACTAAAGTGATAAGTTGA